In Zingiber officinale cultivar Zhangliang chromosome 1A, Zo_v1.1, whole genome shotgun sequence, a genomic segment contains:
- the LOC122037900 gene encoding BEL1-like homeodomain protein 11: MQSQLLSSEAQLLRSIDPVDLQAEEDCVMEKRRLMNCQDEKENDLHGLACSRSQGLSLTLGSHLPSNTFGAYRYEQVKNHESCTTYEAMREDLKEFDRARSHRSPAVDYIFSKGETCGSSTYRNLTSMTSLLQRSKFLYPAQELLSEVVSLRSAVDPSYDEELRKVKSFGVANRNGGVCCSSADNPDTDVRVLKLVALLDELEGRYQQYFHRMEQVISSFEMFAGSGAAASYTALTIQAMSRHFSNLRDTIITQIHASGVLQEHDQPREAQRHPFMHTLADESLRQNREALQKLGIIQNQQVWRPLRGLPEDSVAVLRTWLFENFLHPYPDDKEKLILAAKTGLTKNQISNWFINARVRIWKPMIEEMYKEEFAEHSGNLSPS, from the exons ATGCAAAGCCAGCTGCTGTCGTCAGAAGCACAATTACTCAGGTCAATTGATCCAGTCGATCTTCAAGCAGAGGAGGATTGTGTGATGGAGAAGAGACGTTTGATGAATTGTCAAGACGAGAAAGAGAATGACTTGCATGGCCTCGCATGCAGTAGAAGCCAAGGACTCTCACTGACTCTTGGCTCTCACCTCCCATCCAACACTTTTGGTGCTTACAGATATGAACAAGTAAAAAATCACGAATCATGCACCACATATGAAGCCATGAGGGAGGATCTGAAAGAGTTCGATCGCGCAAGATCACATAGGTCGCCAGCAGTCGACTACATTTTCTCCAAAGGAGAAACCTGTGGCAGCTCCACTTACAGGAATCTGACATCAATGACCTCTTTGCTTCAGCGTTCTAAGTTTTTGTACCCTGCTCAAGAGCTGCTTAGTGAGGTTGTATCTCTAAGGAGTGCTGTTGATCCAAGCTATGATGAAGAATTAAGGAAAGTCAAGTCTTTTGGAGTGGCAAATAGGAATGGTGGTGTTTGCTGTTCATCTGCCGACAATCCTGATACTGATGTTCGAGTTCTCAAGCTTGTTGCTTTGTTGGATGAG CTTGAAGGCAGATACCAGCAGTACTTCCACAGGATGGAGCAAGTGATATCATCTTTTGAGATGTTTGCAGGCAGTGGAGCTGCTGCATCGTATACTGCTCTCACAATCCAAGCTATGTCCCGGCATTTCTCTAACCTCAGAGACACAATCATCACTCAGATTCATGCTTCAGGAGTTCTCCAAGAACATGACCAACCAAGGGAAGCACAAAGGCACCCTTTCATGCACACACTGGCTGATGAAAGCCTTAGACAGAATAGAGAAGCTCTTCAGAAACTGGGTATCATTCAAAACCAACAAGTCTGGAGGCCTTTGAGGGGGCTCCCTGAGGACTCAGTCGCAGTCCTTCGAACTTGGCTATTTGAAAACTTTCTTCACCC CTACCCTGATGACAAAGAGAAGCTCATTCTGGCTGCAAAGACAGGCTTGACTAAAAACCAA ATCTCGAACTGGTTCATAAATGCTCGGGTGCGGATATGGAAACCAATGATAGAGGAGATGTACAAGGAGGAATTTGCAGAGCACTCTGGAAACTTAAGCCCATCTTAG
- the LOC122004760 gene encoding cysteine-rich repeat secretory protein 9-like: MKNVKDQTETKTAPCVLLYLPTTFDLFPQIHSLRSSSDPTTPNSSLSFPFTELRFVVGKDQSKETEDEGGRPVVRCREEVEGRSMTKYAEFFDMGVRIVARFHSHCPQTARMYYKPPPTSFDADEPPAPEAASRHSPPPPPATFSEWPKAEPTPHGLIFTPFED; the protein is encoded by the coding sequence ATGAAAAATGTCAAGGATCAAACTGAAACTAAAACCGCCCCATGCGTGTTGCTATATTTACCCACCACCTTCGATCTCTTTCCACAAATTCATTCCCTCCGGTCTTCTTCTGACCCAACGACACCCAACTCCTCCCTTTCCTTCCCCTTCACGGAGCTGCGCTTTGTTGTTGGCAAGGATCAATCGAAGGAAACAGAGGACGAAGGAGGTCGACCCGTTGTTCGTTGCAGAGAAGAGGTCGAGGGAAGGAGCATGACCAAGTACGCGGAGTTCTTCGATATGGGGGTGAGAATAGTGGCCCGGTTCCACTCCCACTGCCCGCAGACCGCTCGCATGTACTACAAGCCGCCTCCCACCTCCTTCGACGCCGACGAACCGCCGGCACCCGAGGCCGCCAGCCGCCATAGCCCTCCGCCACCGCCGGCGACTTTCAGCGAATGGCCGAAGGCCGAGCCGACGCCCCACGGATTAATCTTTACTCCGTTCGAGGATTGA